The following are encoded in a window of Ensifer adhaerens genomic DNA:
- a CDS encoding ABC transporter permease, protein MDILQNTFASFVSLVPVTLAQSLILAFVVLGIMIPFRMLSFPDLTSEGAFPLGGCVCGVLMAAGMSPLAAIAIALLAGFVAGCCTAFIHLRFRIHTLLAGILMMTMLYSINLRIMGRSNLSVFGAPTVFDWAPGLQPGFPASKIVVAGLIALIVFVLLYHFFRTEKGTAVRAVGANPDMAEAQGINVWMATIGGVGLAGAFSAAGGALMVQSQGFADVNMGLGILINGLAALMIGEAIVGKQSVARQLAAPFVGAIVYYQLVSFCLAAGMPPPDLKLATGLFVLAMLALPSLKRSRGPAPARETVRE, encoded by the coding sequence ATGGATATTCTTCAAAATACCTTCGCGAGCTTCGTCTCGCTCGTTCCCGTCACGCTCGCGCAGAGCCTGATCCTCGCCTTCGTCGTGCTCGGGATCATGATCCCGTTCCGCATGTTGAGCTTCCCGGATCTGACCAGCGAGGGTGCGTTTCCGCTCGGCGGCTGCGTCTGCGGCGTGCTGATGGCGGCGGGCATGTCGCCGCTCGCCGCGATCGCCATCGCACTTCTCGCCGGATTCGTTGCCGGCTGCTGCACGGCCTTCATCCATCTGCGGTTCCGGATCCACACGCTGCTCGCCGGCATCCTGATGATGACGATGCTTTATTCGATCAACCTCCGGATCATGGGGCGCTCGAACCTCTCGGTCTTCGGTGCGCCAACGGTGTTCGACTGGGCGCCGGGGCTGCAGCCGGGCTTCCCCGCAAGCAAGATCGTCGTCGCGGGCCTGATCGCACTCATCGTCTTCGTCCTGCTCTACCACTTCTTCCGCACGGAAAAAGGCACGGCCGTTCGCGCCGTCGGCGCCAATCCCGATATGGCTGAAGCTCAAGGGATCAATGTCTGGATGGCGACGATCGGTGGCGTCGGGCTTGCGGGTGCGTTTTCGGCGGCAGGCGGCGCGCTGATGGTGCAGTCACAGGGCTTTGCTGACGTCAACATGGGCCTCGGCATCCTGATCAACGGCCTTGCGGCGCTGATGATCGGCGAGGCGATCGTTGGCAAGCAGAGCGTGGCGCGCCAGCTCGCTGCGCCGTTCGTAGGTGCGATCGTCTACTACCAGCTCGTCTCCTTCTGCCTGGCCGCCGGCATGCCACCGCCGGACCTGAAACTTGCGACCGGCCTCTTCGTTCTGGCCATGCTGGCTCTTCCGAGCCTCAAGCGAAGCCGCGGCCCTGCGCCCGCCCGCGAAACCGTTCGCGAATAA
- a CDS encoding ABC transporter ATP-binding protein, translated as MSLLELKGLETFYGASQALFGVTLDVREGEVVALMGRNGMGKTTTINSILGLVRPRSGAISFAGKTISGLRPHRIARLGLGLVPEGRRCFPNLTVMENLVATARGNEWTFEKVTALFPRLGERRDQYANTLSGGEQQMLAIGRALMTNPSLLILDEATEGLAPVIRQDIWSAIRTLKAAGQSILVVDKTLSELLPVADRCFVLEKGATVFEGAPLALTPELQDRYLGV; from the coding sequence GTGAGCCTGCTCGAACTCAAAGGTCTCGAAACCTTCTACGGCGCATCCCAAGCGCTCTTCGGCGTCACCCTAGATGTGCGCGAGGGCGAGGTCGTCGCGCTCATGGGCCGCAACGGCATGGGCAAGACGACGACGATCAACTCGATCCTCGGGCTCGTGCGCCCGCGTTCAGGCGCCATCTCCTTTGCCGGCAAGACCATCTCCGGCCTGCGCCCGCACCGGATTGCAAGGCTCGGCCTCGGTCTCGTTCCTGAAGGACGGCGCTGCTTTCCCAATCTCACCGTCATGGAGAACCTCGTCGCCACGGCTCGCGGAAACGAATGGACCTTCGAGAAAGTGACCGCGCTCTTCCCTCGCCTCGGCGAGCGGCGCGATCAGTATGCCAACACGCTTTCGGGCGGGGAGCAGCAGATGCTTGCGATCGGCCGGGCCTTGATGACCAATCCCAGCCTGCTCATTCTCGACGAGGCAACGGAAGGGCTGGCGCCGGTCATTCGCCAGGATATCTGGTCGGCGATCCGCACTCTGAAGGCGGCAGGGCAGTCGATCCTCGTCGTCGACAAGACGCTTTCGGAACTCCTGCCCGTTGCCGACCGCTGCTTCGTCTTGGAAAAGGGCGCGACCGTGTTCGAGGGAGCGCCGCTTGCGCTGACGCCAGAACTCCAGGATCGCTATCTCGGCGTTTGA
- a CDS encoding branched-chain amino acid ABC transporter permease: protein MTRETTINLLLALLLLGAPILAASLGEPFYVTLATRIVVLALAAVGLNMALGLGGLLSFGHAAFFGLGGYVAGILATHAFNAEPLFAGIPATTSMPLIWVVAVAVAGLIALPIGAISLRTSGVYFIMITLAFAQMIYYFAISWPAYGGEDGLSLSMRNAFPGVNTAKPLPYFLICYAALMAALLLFRVVEGSRFGSALQAARQNGTRLAAVGIAPFNIRLVAFAVSAMITGFAGALYADLNRFVGPSMLSWHMSGELIVLIILGGKGRLFGPVAGAMIFVFFEYVLGGITERWQFFLGLILLGIVLFARGGLLGLLSGKPRHV from the coding sequence ATGACCCGCGAAACCACAATCAACCTGCTGCTCGCCCTGCTGCTTCTCGGTGCGCCGATACTGGCTGCAAGCTTGGGCGAACCCTTCTATGTGACGCTCGCAACCCGCATCGTCGTGCTGGCGCTTGCCGCCGTCGGCCTCAATATGGCGCTCGGGCTTGGTGGGCTGCTCTCTTTCGGGCATGCGGCCTTTTTCGGCCTCGGCGGTTATGTCGCCGGCATCCTCGCCACGCACGCCTTCAATGCCGAGCCGCTCTTTGCCGGCATTCCGGCGACGACATCCATGCCGCTGATCTGGGTCGTCGCCGTCGCAGTCGCCGGGCTCATCGCGTTGCCGATCGGTGCGATCAGCCTGCGCACCTCAGGCGTCTATTTCATCATGATCACGCTCGCCTTCGCGCAGATGATCTACTACTTCGCGATCTCCTGGCCGGCCTATGGCGGCGAGGACGGCCTGTCGCTGTCGATGCGCAACGCCTTTCCCGGCGTCAACACGGCCAAGCCCCTGCCCTATTTCCTGATCTGCTACGCGGCACTGATGGCGGCGCTGCTTCTGTTTCGCGTGGTCGAGGGTTCACGCTTCGGCAGCGCCCTGCAGGCGGCGAGACAGAACGGTACCCGCCTTGCCGCAGTCGGCATCGCACCTTTCAACATCCGCCTCGTCGCCTTCGCCGTCTCGGCGATGATCACCGGGTTTGCCGGCGCGCTCTATGCCGACCTCAATCGCTTCGTCGGTCCCTCTATGCTCTCCTGGCACATGTCGGGTGAACTGATCGTGCTGATCATCCTCGGCGGCAAAGGCCGACTGTTCGGCCCGGTTGCCGGCGCGATGATCTTCGTCTTCTTCGAATATGTGCTCGGCGGCATCACCGAGCGCTGGCAGTTCTTCCTCGGCCTCATCCTGCTCGGCATCGTGCTGTTTGCCCGCGGCGGTCTGCTGGGTCTCCTCTCCGGAAAGCCGCGCCATGTCTGA
- a CDS encoding branched-chain amino acid ABC transporter permease, with translation MFTALLIEQLLNGLQLGVMLFLMAAGLTLIFGVMGLINLAHGSLYMIGAFACATVAAATGSFWIGLIASLAAAAGVGAIIEVAVIRRLYDRDHLDQVLATFALILILSEGARWLFGSFPLYLDIPPLLQGAVPLPGGGQYQLYRLAIIGVGIAVAIGLYLLISRTRLGMRIRAGESDREMIGALGVDIGTLYTVVFALGAALAGLAGALVGALQSVQVGMGEPVLILAFVVIVIGGIGSIKGALVGAVIVGVVDTMGRFLLPSLLALTMPASQATTIGAALASMLIYVVMALILAFRPSGLFSAQS, from the coding sequence TTGTTCACCGCACTTCTGATCGAACAACTGCTCAACGGGCTCCAGCTCGGTGTGATGCTGTTTCTGATGGCCGCCGGCCTGACCCTGATTTTCGGGGTCATGGGCCTCATCAACCTGGCGCACGGCTCACTGTATATGATCGGCGCGTTTGCCTGCGCCACGGTCGCAGCCGCCACCGGCTCCTTCTGGATCGGCCTCATCGCCAGCCTTGCAGCTGCAGCTGGTGTCGGCGCGATCATCGAGGTTGCCGTCATCCGCAGGCTCTACGACCGCGATCATCTCGATCAGGTCCTTGCGACCTTCGCGCTGATTCTGATCCTGTCGGAAGGCGCCCGCTGGCTCTTCGGCTCCTTCCCGCTCTATCTCGACATTCCGCCCTTGCTCCAGGGTGCCGTACCGCTGCCGGGCGGCGGCCAGTACCAGCTCTACCGCCTGGCGATCATCGGCGTCGGCATTGCCGTTGCGATCGGCCTCTATCTGTTGATCTCCAGAACCCGGCTCGGCATGCGCATCCGGGCGGGCGAGTCCGATCGAGAGATGATCGGAGCGCTCGGTGTCGACATCGGCACGCTCTATACGGTCGTCTTCGCACTCGGTGCAGCGCTTGCCGGGCTTGCCGGCGCGTTGGTGGGCGCATTGCAATCGGTGCAGGTCGGCATGGGCGAACCGGTCCTCATCCTCGCCTTCGTCGTCATCGTCATTGGCGGTATCGGCTCGATCAAGGGGGCACTGGTCGGCGCTGTCATCGTCGGTGTCGTCGACACGATGGGCCGTTTCCTGCTCCCATCGCTTCTGGCACTCACCATGCCCGCATCGCAGGCGACCACGATCGGGGCGGCGCTCGCCTCGATGCTGATCTACGTCGTCATGGCCCTTATCCTCGCCTTCAGGCCGAGTGGCCTGTTTTCGGCACAGTCGTGA
- a CDS encoding ABC transporter ATP-binding protein produces MSEPVLEIRDLRKSFGALKATDGVSLELHPGQIHALIGPNGAGKSTLIHQIAGSLRADSGTIRFLGQDIGGLDMAARARLGLARSFQISSLAQEFSALRNVMLAVQARHGSSFHFFRQVSNDKELTEPAMAMLERVDLAARAHVPAAELSHGERRQLEIAIALALSPKVFLFDEPMAGMGPEGSKRLTSFLDGLRHEAPMLLVEHDMDAVFALADRISVLVYGRIIASGTVDEIRSDPDVRRAYLGEAA; encoded by the coding sequence ATGTCTGAGCCCGTTCTCGAAATCCGCGACCTCAGAAAATCCTTCGGCGCCCTTAAAGCGACTGATGGCGTCAGCCTCGAGCTTCACCCGGGGCAGATCCATGCGCTGATCGGCCCGAACGGCGCCGGCAAGAGCACGCTGATCCACCAGATCGCCGGATCGCTCAGGGCCGACAGCGGCACGATCCGTTTTCTCGGCCAGGATATCGGCGGCCTCGATATGGCCGCCCGCGCAAGGCTCGGCCTTGCCCGTAGCTTCCAGATCTCCTCGCTGGCGCAGGAATTCTCGGCTCTTCGCAACGTCATGCTGGCGGTGCAGGCGCGCCACGGCAGCAGCTTCCACTTCTTTCGCCAGGTCAGCAACGACAAGGAACTGACCGAACCGGCGATGGCGATGCTGGAGCGCGTCGATCTTGCTGCGCGTGCCCACGTGCCGGCGGCCGAACTCTCGCACGGCGAACGCCGGCAACTCGAAATCGCCATCGCGCTGGCGCTGTCGCCGAAAGTCTTTCTGTTCGACGAGCCCATGGCCGGCATGGGACCGGAGGGCTCCAAGCGGCTGACTTCGTTCCTTGATGGGCTGCGTCACGAAGCGCCAATGCTCTTGGTGGAGCACGACATGGATGCGGTCTTTGCGCTGGCGGATCGCATCTCCGTGCTGGTCTACGGCCGCATCATCGCGTCAGGCACAGTCGATGAAATCCGCAGCGATCCGGATGTGCGCCGGGCCTATCTGGGAGAAGCCGCGTGA
- the kynU gene encoding kynureninase, translating to MNAVPDLAAIKAMDVADVLSPMRERFILPPGLIYLDGNSLGVASTAAFDELRKAATEEWGQDLIRSWNTAGWFEMPLTLGDRVGRLIGAAAGQTVVCDTTSINIYKALHAAMALRRDRSVIVSEGGSFPTDLYMAEGVVSTRPGASLRLEGVDAPEIEDLIDGSVAVVLVNHVNYKSGELRDMAALTRKAHEHGALVIWDLCHTAGALPVDLDGANVDFAVGCTYKYLNGGPGAPAFIYAATRHHGDIRQPLTGWWGHARPFAFEKHYAAGEGIRRFLCGTQPILSLRALKGALDVWDEVDMKALREKSIQLTDLFIALVEAKCGAHGLALESPRDGTKRGSQVSFKHPHAYEIMQALIARGVIGDFRAPTTMRFGFTPLYVSYADVWQAVEILEDILKTGAWQDARFAVRAAVT from the coding sequence ATGAATGCAGTTCCTGATCTTGCCGCGATAAAGGCCATGGATGTGGCCGATGTGCTCAGCCCGATGCGCGAGCGTTTCATCCTGCCGCCGGGTCTCATCTATCTCGACGGCAACTCGCTCGGCGTTGCCTCGACCGCCGCCTTCGACGAGCTTCGCAAGGCCGCCACCGAGGAATGGGGGCAGGACCTCATCCGCAGCTGGAATACGGCCGGCTGGTTCGAGATGCCGCTGACGCTCGGCGACCGGGTCGGGCGGCTGATCGGGGCGGCCGCCGGCCAGACCGTCGTCTGCGACACCACGTCGATCAACATCTACAAGGCCCTCCATGCGGCCATGGCCTTGCGGCGCGATCGGTCGGTGATCGTCAGCGAAGGCGGCAGTTTTCCGACCGATCTCTACATGGCCGAAGGCGTGGTCTCGACGCGTCCGGGCGCCTCGCTCAGGCTCGAAGGGGTCGATGCGCCCGAGATCGAGGATCTGATCGATGGCAGCGTCGCCGTCGTTCTGGTCAACCACGTCAACTACAAGTCCGGCGAGCTGCGCGATATGGCGGCCCTGACCCGCAAGGCGCACGAACATGGCGCACTGGTCATCTGGGACCTCTGCCATACGGCCGGCGCGTTGCCAGTCGATCTTGACGGCGCCAATGTCGATTTCGCGGTCGGCTGCACCTACAAGTACCTGAACGGTGGCCCCGGAGCCCCCGCCTTCATCTATGCAGCCACCCGTCACCACGGCGATATCCGCCAGCCGCTCACCGGCTGGTGGGGACACGCCCGTCCCTTCGCCTTCGAGAAGCACTATGCTGCCGGCGAGGGCATCCGCCGTTTCCTCTGCGGAACACAGCCGATCCTGTCGCTGCGGGCGCTAAAGGGCGCGCTCGACGTCTGGGACGAGGTCGACATGAAAGCGCTGCGCGAAAAGAGCATCCAGCTCACGGATCTCTTCATCGCGCTCGTTGAGGCGAAATGCGGTGCCCACGGTCTGGCGCTCGAAAGCCCGCGCGACGGAACCAAGCGCGGAAGCCAGGTATCGTTCAAACACCCGCACGCTTACGAAATCATGCAGGCGCTGATTGCCCGTGGCGTTATCGGTGATTTCCGCGCGCCGACGACGATGCGCTTCGGCTTCACGCCGCTCTATGTGAGCTACGCCGACGTCTGGCAGGCCGTCGAAATCCTGGAGGACATCCTCAAGACCGGTGCATGGCAGGATGCGCGCTTCGCGGTCCGTGCGGCCGTAACCTGA
- a CDS encoding threonine ammonia-lyase — protein MIAPHRPTPEEIADARKRIAPHFARTPLVRLDLGFPDRQIFLKLETLSPIGAFKLRPALNAVLSRDPAELESGVAVTSSGNMAYGMAWAARLIGVPMVAYMYRGAPQTKIDGVRALGGEVRFVSAETWWDYITGADHPDALELLINPVTDQAVLAGNGSIGVEIIEDLPDVDVVLTPYGGGSMTTGVASAIKAASDRCRVFAVEDDSAAPVSAALVAGQIVTIETRPSFIKSIGAPSLVPQIWPVVGDLIDGAIAVSPGQVTEAMRILFKKAKIVAEGAGAASLAAAIARPDLKGNIVCVVSGGNIDAAAYSTVLGGGIPSA, from the coding sequence ATGATCGCGCCACACCGCCCGACCCCGGAGGAAATCGCCGATGCCCGTAAACGCATCGCGCCGCATTTCGCGCGCACACCGCTCGTCAGGCTCGATCTTGGGTTTCCGGACCGTCAGATATTCCTGAAACTGGAGACGCTGTCGCCAATTGGCGCGTTCAAGCTCCGTCCCGCCTTGAACGCTGTGTTGTCGCGCGATCCGGCCGAACTCGAAAGCGGCGTCGCAGTCACCAGTTCCGGCAATATGGCCTATGGCATGGCCTGGGCGGCACGCCTCATCGGTGTGCCGATGGTTGCCTACATGTATCGCGGCGCACCCCAGACCAAGATCGACGGTGTGCGTGCGCTCGGCGGAGAAGTACGGTTCGTCAGTGCCGAGACCTGGTGGGACTACATCACTGGCGCCGATCATCCGGATGCGCTGGAACTGCTGATCAATCCGGTGACCGATCAGGCGGTGCTGGCCGGGAACGGCTCCATCGGTGTGGAGATCATCGAGGATCTGCCCGATGTCGACGTCGTGCTTACCCCGTATGGCGGTGGCAGCATGACCACCGGGGTGGCCAGCGCTATCAAGGCCGCTTCCGACCGCTGCCGTGTCTTTGCGGTTGAAGATGACAGCGCCGCCCCTGTTTCGGCGGCCCTGGTCGCTGGCCAAATCGTGACGATCGAAACCCGCCCCTCCTTTATCAAGAGCATCGGCGCGCCGTCGCTGGTGCCTCAGATCTGGCCGGTGGTCGGTGACCTGATCGATGGGGCGATTGCGGTCAGCCCGGGGCAGGTGACCGAAGCGATGCGGATTCTCTTCAAGAAGGCGAAGATCGTTGCCGAAGGCGCGGGTGCTGCCTCGCTTGCCGCCGCAATCGCGCGGCCGGATCTCAAGGGAAACATCGTCTGCGTGGTCTCGGGCGGAAACATCGACGCGGCTGCCTATTCCACAGTGCTCGGCGGTGGCATTCCCTCGGCCTGA